In a genomic window of bacterium:
- a CDS encoding DUF692 domain-containing protein: MNFATETIRGAGLGLRQQHVREILETRPPVPWFEVLADNYMGIGGLPVEKLLSIRAEYPVVFHGVGMNLGSTDPLDEDYLDQLLELRERVQPAWVSDHLCWTAVRGQHHHDLLPLPFTEEVVAHLCERISRVQDRLGERILIENASAYVGFRECECSEWEFVRQVAERADCHILLDVNNIYVNSYNFGFDPQTYLEAIPVDRVKQVHLAGFTDERTHLIDTHGADVAGDVWRLYRASLKLLGPVPTCIERDNDIPSFPELFAEAKLADECMREETGGVA; encoded by the coding sequence ATGAATTTCGCCACGGAAACCATCCGCGGTGCGGGTCTCGGATTGAGGCAGCAGCACGTGCGCGAGATTCTGGAAACGCGTCCCCCGGTGCCCTGGTTTGAGGTCCTCGCGGACAACTACATGGGCATCGGGGGGCTTCCCGTCGAGAAACTGCTCAGCATTCGAGCCGAGTACCCCGTCGTGTTTCACGGCGTCGGCATGAACCTGGGCTCCACGGATCCGTTGGACGAAGACTATCTGGATCAGTTGCTCGAACTGCGCGAGCGCGTCCAGCCGGCCTGGGTCTCCGACCATCTGTGCTGGACGGCCGTTCGCGGCCAGCATCACCACGATCTCTTGCCGCTTCCCTTCACCGAAGAGGTCGTGGCGCACCTGTGTGAGCGCATCTCGCGCGTCCAGGATCGCCTGGGTGAGCGCATCCTGATCGAGAACGCATCGGCCTATGTCGGCTTTCGCGAGTGCGAGTGCAGCGAGTGGGAGTTCGTGCGCCAGGTGGCCGAGCGCGCCGACTGCCACATCCTGCTCGACGTCAACAATATCTACGTGAACTCGTACAACTTCGGCTTCGATCCCCAGACCTATCTGGAAGCCATTCCGGTCGATCGCGTGAAGCAGGTCCATCTGGCCGGTTTCACCGATGAGCGCACTCATCTGATCGATACACACGGAGCCGATGTGGCGGGAGACGTCTGGCGCTTGTACCGCGCCAGCCTCAAGTTGCTGGGACCCGTTCCGACCTGCATCGAGCGAGACAACGATATTCCGTCGTTCCCCGAACTCTTCGCCGAGGCGAAGCTCGCCGATGAATGCATGCGCGAAGAGACTGGAGGAGTTGCGTGA
- a CDS encoding nuclear transport factor 2 family protein yields MIEDTLKRWHQMVKKLDSDGLDEVLADEAVFHSPVVHSPQEGKELTKLYLAAAIGVLGASDFHYVREVVGDRDAVLEFTAELDGIHINGVDMIRIDENGKIIDFKVMIRPLKAVNLLHTLMAAMLKGSKPA; encoded by the coding sequence ATGATCGAAGACACCTTGAAACGATGGCACCAGATGGTGAAAAAGCTGGATTCCGACGGCCTGGACGAGGTTCTGGCTGACGAGGCCGTTTTTCATTCGCCCGTCGTACACTCGCCCCAGGAAGGCAAAGAACTGACGAAACTCTATCTGGCGGCCGCGATCGGGGTGCTCGGGGCCAGCGATTTTCACTATGTCCGAGAGGTAGTTGGGGATCGCGATGCCGTTCTGGAGTTCACGGCTGAACTCGACGGAATCCACATCAACGGCGTCGATATGATTCGCATCGATGAAAACGGGAAAATCATCGACTTCAAGGTGATGATTCGGCCGCTCAAGGCCGTCAATCTCCTGCACACCTTGATGGCCGCGATGCTGAAAGGCTCGAAGCCCGCTTGA
- a CDS encoding iron-containing alcohol dehydrogenase, whose protein sequence is MAARNDLGGSRVFALKKFLHSLAIAFLGIFSKLMPDKVPVTFIGPNASHELCESIAHICSGKVMVVTDAGLVEIGLIARITESLEAAGLGWSIYSGVEPDPSSAQVEAGLAQLQRDNCQAVLAVGGGSPMDAAKAIAALASNPGPLAKLEGMMKVKRAPLPLFAIPTTAGTGSEVTLVAVISDPETHTKKFFMDGKLIPLMTALDPSLMTGLPAAITAATGMDALTHAVESFLSRTATPTTEEYSRISVRLVFDHLPTACSDGSNTEARKAMALASYYGGLAFTRASVGYVHAIAHTFGAYYRTPHGLANTIALPHVLEFSKGPAEKRLAQLGELIGCEGVSDGEKAQKFIGAVKGLMAKIDINPKLDALIDSDVAAISAQALGEAHLTYPVPRYMSQTECEHLLRRMIV, encoded by the coding sequence ATGGCCGCTCGCAATGACCTCGGAGGATCTCGAGTGTTCGCTCTGAAGAAATTTCTGCACAGCCTGGCGATCGCGTTTCTCGGCATCTTTTCGAAACTGATGCCGGACAAGGTTCCGGTGACTTTCATCGGTCCCAATGCTTCTCACGAACTCTGTGAGTCGATTGCCCACATCTGTTCGGGCAAGGTCATGGTCGTCACCGACGCCGGTCTGGTCGAGATCGGGCTGATCGCTCGCATCACCGAGTCGCTGGAGGCGGCGGGCCTCGGCTGGTCGATCTATTCCGGAGTCGAACCCGACCCGAGTTCCGCGCAGGTCGAGGCCGGTCTTGCGCAGCTGCAACGCGACAACTGCCAGGCGGTTCTCGCGGTGGGGGGCGGCTCGCCCATGGACGCGGCCAAGGCGATTGCGGCGCTGGCGAGCAATCCCGGACCGCTGGCGAAACTCGAAGGCATGATGAAGGTCAAACGCGCCCCGCTGCCGCTGTTTGCCATACCCACGACGGCCGGTACCGGTTCCGAAGTGACGCTCGTGGCGGTGATCTCCGATCCCGAAACGCATACCAAGAAGTTCTTCATGGACGGCAAGCTGATTCCTCTGATGACGGCGCTCGATCCGAGTTTGATGACGGGCTTGCCCGCAGCCATCACCGCGGCCACCGGCATGGATGCGCTGACCCACGCCGTCGAATCCTTCCTGTCGCGAACAGCCACGCCCACGACCGAGGAATACTCGAGAATCAGTGTCCGCCTGGTCTTCGACCACCTGCCCACGGCCTGCTCCGACGGTAGCAATACAGAAGCTCGCAAGGCCATGGCTCTGGCGTCCTACTACGGCGGGCTCGCGTTTACGCGCGCCAGCGTCGGCTACGTTCACGCCATCGCCCATACCTTCGGCGCCTACTATCGAACCCCGCACGGGCTGGCCAATACCATTGCGTTGCCGCACGTGCTGGAATTCTCCAAGGGTCCGGCGGAGAAGCGCCTGGCGCAGTTGGGGGAGCTGATTGGTTGCGAAGGAGTATCGGACGGTGAGAAGGCCCAGAAGTTTATCGGCGCGGTGAAGGGATTGATGGCGAAGATCGACATCAATCCCAAGCTCGACGCGCTGATCGATTCCGATGTAGCGGCTATCTCCGCCCAGGCCCTCGGCGAGGCGCATCTCACCTACCCGGTTCCCAGGTATATGAGCCAGACGGAGTGCGAACACCTGCTCAGGCGGATGATCGTGTGA
- a CDS encoding DUF2282 domain-containing protein encodes MAGTADAAPEWAKELSEIEKCGGVAKAGKNDCGAGNHKCSGMAETDNLPDEWVYTPVGVCEKIGGKVLKLKKL; translated from the coding sequence ATGGCCGGTACGGCAGATGCCGCGCCGGAATGGGCCAAAGAACTGAGCGAGATCGAGAAATGTGGCGGCGTGGCCAAGGCGGGCAAGAACGATTGCGGTGCCGGGAATCACAAATGCTCCGGAATGGCCGAGACCGACAATCTGCCCGATGAGTGGGTCTATACACCGGTCGGCGTCTGCGAAAAGATCGGCGGCAAGGTTCTGAAGCTGAAGAAGCTGTAG